Sequence from the Cololabis saira isolate AMF1-May2022 chromosome 9, fColSai1.1, whole genome shotgun sequence genome:
agggaccaccaccccgttttgccaccccagcggcaccatccccttcctccatgcaatgttgcagaggcgtgtcaaccaagacagccctacgacatccagagacttcaGGTACTcaggatctcatccacccccggtgccctgccactgaggagcttacaaaccacctcagtgacctcggcttgggtgatggatgagtacgtccccgagtccacactctctgcttcctcaatggaaggcatgtcggtcggattgaggagatcctcaaagtattccttccaccatccgaggatgtccccagtcgaggtcaacaccccccccacccgcaccataaacggtgcagACAGAGTACTGCCTCCCCCTTCTGCGCCGaatggtttgccagaatttcctcgaggctgaccgaaagtcttcctccatggcctcaccgaactcctcccagacccgagtttttgcctccaggaccgcccgagctgcggcttgcttggcctTCAAGCTCAGATAGACATGATTTAACAAAAGGGGGGGATATATTTTCACATGGGGTCATGTTAGTTTGGATAGCTTTTTTCCTTTAATAAATGAAATCATAGTTTAAGAAGTGCTTTTTGTAGTTATTCGGGTTATGTTTGTCtgatattaaaatgcatttgatgAACAGAAACAACCACAGAAGAAATCTATAAAGGGGGTGACATTACTGTATATCAGCTGCTGATGAATGATGGTTTTTGATGCAGTAAAGTCTTGATGAATCACAGATGTATTTTGCCCTTTTTCaatgatatttttatatattcctgaaaccattaaagaaagaaggatGACACCAATTCTCTTTAAACTTTCTAGGAAGaacatgttttttaacatgATATCATCTATTCATCTTTGCCCCTGAACCTCCAGTTTTTAATTGATAACGTCTACCAAGTCATGTTTATGGTTAAATGTTGACATCATCTCTCGGAATAGCATCATTATAATGTATTGTGGTGATCTAGCTGTATCCGAAAGCAGACACTGACTCCttccaaaaatgttttattcactTAACGCCCGATCAAATCATCCAAGGCAATCTGCGGGAGAGGGACAGGCCGACAGACAGAGAGCTGGCAGTTTCTGAAGGAAAACAAGGAATCTGAAGCAATAGAATGGAGGTCAGACTCTGCGATGTGTATCTAGTTCAAATACATGGTTTGAACAATAGTACCACTGAAGACAAGTGGCTTTGAACAGCACTATAGGTGGCTAACTCATGGAGTTGTGTACTGTTAACTTGGCTACTAGTCCTGAATCGTCACTATTATCTTTCTTTTCTACCGTGTTGTATGGTTAAATTGCAGGATTTGACAACACAACGCAGATGAAACATCTCTTAATCTCTTAATCTCTTAATAAATGACAAGTCAAATTGAATCTAAGACTGAGTGTGTTTTTACTGGTTTGGGATTTTATGATGCATCTGTCTttacattgttgttgtttttatccaCATTTACTCTTTTTTCGCCCTTTCTCTATAGTTATGTCGGAGAACTATTTTGTATTTGTGGAGCAGCCAATCAAGCTGGACTTGCTCAAGTTCATGCTGTACAAGATACAAGGAAAGAGCTTTCATAAAGTCATGTCCTGGGAGCCTCAGTGTGACACCATTTTCCACTTGGTCTGCAGGCACACAGGCAAGGTGTGTTAAAATAGGTTATGGGCAATCAAGCTAGAAACTTCTGTCActgtaaatatttaaacaagaaaaagatGTACTGGCCTTTAACTGCCATAAATGCAGAAACACATTATTTTACAACTTTGAGGAACATTAGagtactttttttgttttgtatagtTTTAGAGTGGAAAGAAAGACCCCTCAGGAAGCTCACAAAACCTGAAGGGCGCTTCAGAAAAATGGATAGATTTTTTAGTTTTAACTAACTTGAAATAATCCTGATAATGCTTAAataaatttagagaaaaattaCCTTGCTTCAAGAAATGTATCTTCTGGAAACTGTAATCTcagttttgacattttttcacaccatcatattttctgtaaacacacacacagctgctaaAATGTCAGAAGGAAAAAGAATAGCTGCACGTTGATCTTCATGCACGAttatcttttttccttattcattttgctgaagtcaCACTTGGATGGTGTTGCCTTTCTTCATACGTTGTTACTCTCAATTTCTCTGTCTCATTACCCAGAACACCCATTAAGCGTGCAAACTTTCAAAAAGTTAAGGTGCACCATAATATCAGTATAAGGGAGGGAGCCTGCTTTCGAACATTAAAAACAGCATACCTGCAGATTCTTGTACGAACAAAAGCTTTTGTAACTCTATATATTTCCTTTCTGCTGAACAGGAGAGTCAAGTGAAATACCATGCAGCACCAATGTTCACCCTGCATCAGATCAATGCTTTTGAAGAAAATGGTTTCTTGGTTATGGACATGTGCTGTGGGGATGATGGTGAGGTCATTGGGGAATTCACTCTGGAGAACCTACGACGAGACTCAGGAGAGGAGATGGACAAGGTAAATCGATTCAATCTGGCAACTCAGTTTTAAATTACGGCTTACAGTACAAAATTGAAACACAAATACTTGAAGATATGCATCAGAAAGGAGggtttttttagtttgtttctaAGAAACATATTGTTCAATTGCCCCgtatattctaattttgtgttttgatcgTCAGTTACTGATGCATTAGGCTTGGAACGTCAAATAAGGATGCATGAATTACTTAAATCAAAACAAGCTTTATTCAAAACATAAAATCCCAGTCTATTGTCAGTTAATGTAACCGATTATTGCAGAAGTCATATTGTAACTTTTAATTTAACAGAGTGCCACATGTTTTAGTTTCTCATGTTGTTTGATTTCATTTTGCAGTTTTACAATTCGATGTGCAGAAACCTCCCAAGGAGATATGTTCTGCCTCTGAATGTGGATGAAAAAGCTCCTTTGGACCAAAACCTTGTCAATCTGCATAACTGCAAAGCCACAGCGAAGAAGACAAAACCTGAGGAGGTAGGATTAAAACTGTGTTCAGGGTGCAGCATAGTGCTAGCATTTTCAAAGTAATATGTTTAACTGTAAAGACCCAGGCCTATAATCATTTTAAATGCAGCCAATTCCCTCCCACACAGTATGTGCAATTACCCAGCGCGATGAAATAAATGACTTTCTGTACAACAGTAATTTCATGACTTGCAGCAGGTGGAAATAATGTCCACCATGCAGGTGAACAATTGCTATTTGATGTCTCATGTATGGTTAGTACATGCGCTCTCTGCTCACCATTTTCTTATGGCACAAAAAAGGCTGAAACACTAAAAGAAAAGCTAATGCTTTGGTTGTCACGGCAACGTGGGCACCACTCTCCTCAGTCACTTCTCAGAGTTGTGTTACATGTcagaaatggaagaaaaaaaaaacagctgtggAAGTGCTGCCGGCTAGCATTGTTGCTGGAATTAATACCtgtaagaaaggaaaaagagagtgagagagaaaagaaaagtgctGCCCACTGAAATTGATTTGGAACAAGGTTTTTAAAGTGGATTAACCTGTTCTTAAGTAAGGAATGATTAAAAAACGAATTCACGTCTTCATTTATCTTTTAACCTTGAGGAAAAACAGAGAATGGATTTTTTGAGGATATTGTAAATAAACTCAGTTTATATCATttgaccccgtgaccctgcgaAGGATAAAGCTGGtacagaagatggatggatggatgaatacatCATTtggcaaaaagaaaacaacaaaaaaacaatgaaggAATAATAAAGTCACTGTTTTCTGTTATATCCTTATCCAACAGGTTTATCTCACCCATGAAGAACTCCACAATGACGAGCTGCTGCAGTACGGCGGCCTTGAGTTCCCTCAGATCAATTATAACGAGTATAATGGCAGGCCTTACCGCTACTTCTATGCCTGTGGCTTTGGACACGTCTTGGCCGACTCCCTGCTCAAGATGGATGTCCACACCAAGGAGCTTAAGGTTCTCCACTAGTCAGAGACTACTTAGATTGAGTTCATTGTTAACTGTGGCTGGTATTAGCACATCAAAGTCCTTTCTACAGCAGGAGGTTGTGAATTGGTTTTCTAACATGAAACAGCCCAGAGTAAATGTATAATCTCCCCTGTCTAGGTGTGGCATTATCCTGGCCTGTACCCGTCTGAGCCTATCTTTGTTGCTGCGCCGACAGCTGCTGAGGAAGATGATGGAGTGGTATTGTCTGTCATCATCACGCCTAGAAAAGTAATTTCACAACTCACACATATTTATGCtctaaagaggaaaaaacttCAGTAGCATCAATTTGAGGGATATTTATCGCTTTATATACAGCCATGCaatcttattttttattcttttaatgtgtaaaaaaaacattacacgaATCACATGGTCATAACAAATCTCAGTATTAGGCTATTACAACCACAGATAAATcataaattaatattaataccACAATATCAAATGCCCCCCAGTTTCAACAGCTTGTAGATCCACCTTTAGCAACAATCATTTCCTGTATGACTTTACCAGTCTCCCAAGTTGTTGTGTTTGTACACTACAATATTGTTTCAGGTTTCAGACTTTTGGTCATTCATTTATACACAGCTCTGTCAAAGTCCCACCACCTGGATTTTAAGTCATTCCAAAACCttgacttttctctgccattctGATGAGGTTGTGCTGCATTGTTCCTGTTGCTTGGATCAGTTTTGACCAAGCTTTCGCTGTCAAACAGAAACAGGCCTCACATTTGCTTCCAGAATATtttgttaacaaaaaaaaaaaagatcccacCCCTCCACCACCATGCTGAACAGTGGGCatgaggtgtttctgctgaaatacTGTTTGGTTTTCATAAAACACTAAGAATGAAGGCTAGAAAAttccactttggtctcatctgtccatggGGCAGTCGACCAGACGTCTTTTGATTTGTTCAGACACATTTGACGAACTTCAGATGTACTTCCATGTCCTTTTTAGACAGAAAAGCATTTGTCCTGGCAACAGCTCCAAACAAACGGTTCTTCATCAATTTTCTTGTAAGTTATTGCAATGTATACTGACATTTGTAAAACatttgacagtgaaagttaAAGTTGTAATATGTTAGTATTCACTTATACTAAGGTCCAATACAACaagatgattctgattatgttttacacacacacacacacacacacacacacacacacacacacacacacacacacacacacacacacacacacacacacacacacacacacacacactcacactcacactcacacagcaCTGAAAGAGTAGTTATTAACCTTTGTACATGTTAAATATAAGGTCAACATAAAAAGAAAACCCTGATCCTTAAAGGTATTCAAATAGGAGAAATTCAGCATCAGATGAATaaaaaattgcataaaaaaatgacactGTCGCATTGAGGAAAACTGTATACCAAAAACAAAACTATGTACAAAGAGGCTAAAACTATCGTATTGTGGCTAAAATTATCGTACATTACAACAACATTACAACTGAATGAGAAACAAGTTTGCCGACAGCGTAGGGCTCAAGGGGCACGTCTGTGTGAGAGAGGAAGTgagaataaaatgaataaaacgtGACTTAAAACACCAGATCATTTACCAACAAATGAATCTGTTGAATCTGACTAAAATCAGACTAATAGTGAATAACAGCCCTAAAGAAATATTTGCTTTTTGAGAGGCATTG
This genomic interval carries:
- the bco2l gene encoding beta-carotene 15, 15-dioxygenase 2, like produces the protein MSNGAEPQTQSLSSRERCPKASGLESLAPLVHSVEETPDPIPTTIKGTIPAWINGSLLRNGPGKFEFGEDRYTHWFDGMAMMHRFHIYEGNVTYSSRFLRSDSYTLNSEKNRIVVSEFGTLAMPDPCKNIFARFFSRFQVPKATDNANVNFVKYKGDYYVSTETNYMRRVDPQSLETKEKVDWSQYVAVNAATAHPHYDREGAAYNMGNSYGRSGFFYTIIRIPPPEERTEKEDSADLSGAEVICSIPAPESRKPSYYHSFVMSENYFVFVEQPIKLDLLKFMLYKIQGKSFHKVMSWEPQCDTIFHLVCRHTGKESQVKYHAAPMFTLHQINAFEENGFLVMDMCCGDDGEVIGEFTLENLRRDSGEEMDKFYNSMCRNLPRRYVLPLNVDEKAPLDQNLVNLHNCKATAKKTKPEEVYLTHEELHNDELLQYGGLEFPQINYNEYNGRPYRYFYACGFGHVLADSLLKMDVHTKELKVWHYPGLYPSEPIFVAAPTAAEEDDGVVLSVIITPRKVISQLTHIYALKRKKLQ